From a single Aminobacterium mobile DSM 12262 genomic region:
- a CDS encoding SDH family Clp fold serine proteinase, which yields MNTSNFWLLFFLFFFIYPQLKQQLLQWRRIAALRSCEKRRKTRIITLIHRQESMGFLGMFSRNFLNIEDSEEVLRAIRLTSEGTPIDLIIHTPGGLLLAAEQIAYALKKHPAKVTVVVPHYAMSGGTLIALAADEILMDKHAVLGPVDPQIGQYPAASILKAVEEKPVAEIDDSTLILADVSRKAVKQTRSFVVHLLDDKMEKEKAEELAKILTEGRWTHDYPITAEEAQSLGLPVNTDLSSQICNIMKLYPQSGMGRPSVHYVPIPYPSAPDGNHTTNIRR from the coding sequence ATGAATACTTCCAATTTCTGGCTTTTATTTTTTCTGTTCTTTTTTATTTATCCTCAGTTAAAACAACAACTTTTACAATGGCGAAGGATAGCAGCACTTCGCTCTTGTGAGAAACGTCGGAAAACGAGAATTATCACTTTAATTCATCGCCAGGAAAGCATGGGATTTTTAGGGATGTTTTCCCGTAATTTCCTGAATATAGAGGATTCTGAAGAGGTTTTGAGAGCTATCCGCCTTACATCTGAAGGGACTCCTATTGACCTTATTATTCATACACCAGGCGGACTTCTCCTTGCTGCAGAACAAATAGCATATGCCCTAAAGAAGCATCCGGCGAAAGTTACAGTAGTAGTACCACATTATGCTATGTCCGGAGGAACTCTGATAGCTTTGGCTGCAGACGAAATATTAATGGACAAGCACGCGGTACTTGGACCGGTAGATCCACAAATAGGGCAATATCCAGCAGCATCTATCTTGAAAGCCGTAGAAGAAAAACCAGTAGCAGAAATAGATGACTCTACACTTATCTTAGCGGATGTAAGTCGTAAAGCGGTGAAACAGACGCGATCTTTTGTCGTTCATTTGTTAGATGACAAGATGGAAAAAGAAAAAGCTGAGGAGCTGGCTAAAATTTTGACTGAGGGGCGCTGGACTCATGATTATCCTATCACAGCGGAAGAAGCTCAATCTTTAGGGTTGCCTGTCAATACAGACCTTTCTTCTCAGATTTGCAATATTATGAAATTATACCCACAATCTGGGATGGGACGTCCTTCTGTTCACTACGTTCCAATTCCTTATCCATCTGCCCCAGATGGAAATCACACGACGAACATAAGGCGCTGA
- a CDS encoding ATP-dependent Clp protease ATP-binding subunit, protein MWQFFTERGKKVVQLAHREALRLGHDVIGTEHILLGLLVEGEGVAAQILSSLGVNFQEVRRQIEEMVGKGQPILKPIDLPLSPRAKRVLDLAIKEARNMGVNYVGTEHVLLGLLAEGEGVAAQVLFSMGIDLTVVQREMSHYISNSEAEGMVQSDVLGDNQRGGQTKTPTLDQLGIDLTEKGRKGELDPVIGRDKEIQRVIQILARRTKNNPVLIGDPGVGKTAIVEGLAQKIQDGDIAEILRGKKVVQLNIGNLVAGTKYRGEFEERMRKLIKELREAGDVIIFIDEIHSIVGAGGAEGAVDAANILKPSLARGEFQVIGATTLDEYRKHIEKDAALERRFQPVSVEEPTVEDSIRILEGLRDRYESHHRVKIADEALVAAARLSARYITERFLPDKAIDLIDEAAARARLKIMEPPVDIKEVERCLEEARKEKEAAVTSQEFEKAANLRDAERQLSEELEQKKREWQSRRHQEQPLVTDADIAIIVSEWTSIPVTQLTEEESQRLLRMEEEIHHRLIGQEEAVSAVARAIRRARSGMKDPKRPIGSFLFLGPTGVGKTELARCLAQFLFGSEEAMIRLDMSEFMERHEVAKLIGAPPGYVGYEEGGKLTEAIRRRPYSVVLFDEIEKAHQDVFNILLQILEDGRLSDGQGHTVDFRNAVIIMTSNVGAKDAARGTSLGFSITGETDGFFNWKKTRGDILDSANKMFRPEFINRIDEMVVFRPLNKKEMLSIVDIMLQDVRARLLLQGIDILVSEGVKLLILEKGYNPKFGARPLRRTIQQLIEDKLADLLLEGKMTRGSRISIDAEKGETTFKKMSNRKHKKAAV, encoded by the coding sequence AAAGCCTATAGATCTACCTCTTAGCCCTCGGGCAAAACGAGTTCTTGACCTTGCTATTAAGGAAGCCAGAAATATGGGTGTCAACTATGTAGGAACAGAACATGTTTTGCTTGGTTTGTTGGCAGAAGGGGAAGGAGTAGCAGCTCAAGTTCTTTTTTCAATGGGAATAGATTTAACTGTGGTACAGAGAGAGATGAGTCATTATATCTCTAACAGCGAAGCTGAGGGAATGGTGCAGTCAGATGTTCTTGGTGATAACCAACGAGGCGGGCAGACCAAGACGCCAACTCTCGATCAGCTTGGTATTGATCTTACAGAAAAAGGGAGAAAAGGAGAACTGGACCCTGTAATTGGAAGGGACAAAGAAATTCAGCGAGTTATTCAGATTCTTGCTAGAAGGACGAAAAATAATCCGGTTCTTATAGGAGACCCGGGTGTAGGCAAGACTGCGATTGTTGAAGGATTAGCACAGAAGATACAAGATGGTGATATTGCCGAAATTCTTCGAGGGAAGAAGGTTGTTCAGCTTAATATTGGTAATCTTGTTGCTGGAACGAAATACCGAGGAGAATTCGAGGAGCGCATGCGAAAGCTCATTAAAGAGTTGAGAGAAGCGGGAGATGTAATTATCTTCATAGATGAAATCCACTCTATTGTTGGCGCTGGCGGAGCAGAGGGAGCCGTAGATGCTGCGAATATACTTAAGCCGAGTCTGGCCCGGGGTGAATTTCAGGTTATTGGAGCTACAACTCTTGATGAATATCGAAAACATATAGAAAAAGATGCGGCTCTGGAGCGGCGTTTTCAGCCTGTTTCGGTAGAGGAACCAACAGTAGAAGACTCTATACGGATTCTAGAAGGGCTTCGTGATCGATATGAGTCTCATCACCGAGTTAAAATTGCTGACGAAGCCCTTGTCGCAGCTGCTCGCCTTTCTGCTCGGTATATTACGGAAAGGTTCCTTCCAGATAAAGCGATAGATCTTATAGATGAAGCGGCAGCTCGTGCCCGTTTAAAAATTATGGAACCGCCAGTAGACATTAAAGAAGTAGAACGTTGTTTAGAAGAGGCTCGAAAAGAGAAAGAAGCGGCAGTTACGTCACAGGAATTCGAGAAAGCTGCAAATCTTCGAGATGCTGAGCGGCAACTCTCTGAGGAATTAGAACAGAAAAAGAGAGAATGGCAATCTAGACGTCATCAGGAGCAACCTTTAGTTACAGATGCGGATATAGCCATCATAGTAAGTGAATGGACAAGTATCCCTGTGACACAGCTCACGGAAGAAGAGTCACAACGGCTCCTTCGTATGGAAGAAGAGATACATCACCGTTTAATTGGGCAAGAAGAAGCTGTTAGTGCTGTGGCCCGTGCTATTCGTCGGGCGAGGAGTGGTATGAAAGATCCGAAGCGACCAATAGGGAGTTTTTTGTTCCTCGGTCCTACAGGGGTAGGAAAAACAGAGCTGGCACGATGTTTGGCCCAGTTTCTTTTTGGTAGCGAAGAAGCCATGATTCGTCTCGATATGAGTGAGTTTATGGAACGACATGAGGTAGCGAAATTGATAGGCGCTCCTCCCGGCTATGTTGGGTATGAAGAGGGAGGTAAACTCACCGAAGCTATTCGCCGCCGCCCTTATTCTGTCGTTTTATTCGATGAAATAGAGAAGGCTCACCAGGATGTTTTTAATATTTTGTTGCAAATCTTGGAAGATGGGCGGCTTTCTGACGGTCAAGGACATACCGTAGATTTTCGCAATGCCGTAATTATTATGACAAGTAATGTTGGAGCTAAAGATGCAGCTAGAGGAACGTCTCTCGGTTTTTCCATCACTGGCGAAACAGATGGCTTTTTCAACTGGAAAAAGACGCGAGGAGATATCTTGGACTCAGCAAATAAGATGTTCAGACCGGAATTTATCAACCGAATTGATGAGATGGTCGTGTTCAGGCCTTTGAATAAAAAGGAGATGCTCTCTATTGTCGATATTATGTTGCAGGATGTAAGGGCACGCTTGCTTCTCCAGGGTATAGATATTTTAGTGAGCGAAGGAGTAAAACTTCTTATCCTTGAGAAAGGATATAATCCGAAATTTGGAGCCCGGCCTTTGCGTCGTACTATCCAACAATTAATAGAAGATAAACTGGCAGATTTGCTTCTGGAGGGCAAAATGACTCGTGGAAGTCGTATCTCCATTGATGCGGAGAAAGGGGAGACGACTTTTAAAAAGATGTCGAATAGGAAGCATAAAAAAGCGGCAGTATAA